DNA sequence from the Pseudomonas tritici genome:
CACCATCAACCTCGACGTGCCATTGGCCGTACCGGGCGTTGAGACTGGCCTGTTGAACCCACGTAACACCTGGGCTGACAAGGCTGCTTATGACGACGCGGCGAAGGCGCTGGCTGCGTTGTTCATCGAGAACTTCAAGAAGTTTGAAGTGAGCGATGCGATCAAGGCTGCGGGTCCTAAGTTGTAAGATTCGATCGGTGTGAAAAAGCCGCCTCTCGTAGGCGGCTTTTTTGTGTGCGAGAGTTTAATCGGCGATGTGCAGAACCACAGCGCCGACCAGTACCAGCACAACCCCCAGCACCTGCACCGCCGACAACCGCTCCTTGAAAAACACAAACCCAAGCATCGCCGCAATCCCGCCCGACAACGTACTGATCACCGTCACCACCGAAACCGACCCCGCCATCGCCCCCCACGAAAACGCCGAGAACCCACCGAGGTTCATCAGGCTAGCCCCGGTCAAGGTCACGCAGTTTTTCAGCGGCGGGATTTTCAGGCCGTCCTTGATCTTCAGCACCATCACCACCAGCACGCACAGGCCTACCAGGTAACCCAGCCACAACATCGAGACCGGCCCCAGCGCCGGTAAGGTGTACCGGCCTTGCAGCCAGAAACTGGTGCCGTACAGCAACGCGGCAAGCATGGCGTAGGCAATGGACAGGCGTGGGTTGTTGTGGGGTACACCGTTGTCCTTGTGGATGCTGGAGAGGATCACGCCGATCACGCACAGGGCGATGCAGCCCAGCTGGATCAGGCTGATGTGCTCACCGCTGGCCCAGGACAGCAATGTGGTGACCACGCCGTAGGACGTCACCAGTGGCGCGACGATGGCCGCTTTACCCAGGGCAAAAGCCTTGGACAGCGCAAGGGCGCCGGAGACGGTAAGCAATGCAGCAGCGATGCCCAGCAGCCAGACGCTCAGCGGCGCATCGAGAGATTTGAACAGGAAGGTGGGGAAGATGACCAGCAGCAGCGTCATGATCAGGAAACCGAGCGCTTGGCCAAAATAGACCGCGCGTTTAACGCCCACGGCTCT
Encoded proteins:
- a CDS encoding DMT family transporter; the encoded protein is MDVIMGLLAAVLWGGTDFLVGLNARAVGVKRAVYFGQALGFLIMTLLLVIFPTFLFKSLDAPLSVWLLGIAAALLTVSGALALSKAFALGKAAIVAPLVTSYGVVTTLLSWASGEHISLIQLGCIALCVIGVILSSIHKDNGVPHNNPRLSIAYAMLAALLYGTSFWLQGRYTLPALGPVSMLWLGYLVGLCVLVVMVLKIKDGLKIPPLKNCVTLTGASLMNLGGFSAFSWGAMAGSVSVVTVISTLSGGIAAMLGFVFFKERLSAVQVLGVVLVLVGAVVLHIAD